In Allocoprobacillus halotolerans, a genomic segment contains:
- a CDS encoding HAD hydrolase family protein translates to MEKIELIAMDMDGTLLTSHQKILPYTKEVLMNLQKQGVSLVLASGRDIESLAFYGKQLEIEKYPQSGYIVLNGLEIYNSQKECLYKGKRLNKDDVYILNALAKKYMFDMVIFFEKCLYILTYGKTGIMENHFIDRDKYGIDDVNKIPDDLYQSVKKLHLFKVQQLWIRFYQLFNWI, encoded by the coding sequence ATGGAAAAGATAGAATTAATCGCAATGGATATGGATGGTACATTACTAACAAGTCATCAAAAAATATTACCTTATACAAAAGAAGTTTTAATGAATCTACAAAAACAAGGCGTTTCATTAGTACTTGCAAGTGGGAGAGATATTGAAAGTTTAGCGTTTTATGGAAAACAACTAGAAATAGAAAAGTATCCTCAAAGTGGATATATTGTTTTGAATGGTTTAGAAATCTACAATTCTCAAAAAGAATGTTTATATAAAGGAAAAAGATTGAATAAAGATGATGTTTATATTTTAAATGCATTAGCTAAAAAATATATGTTTGATATGGTTATCTTTTTTGAAAAATGTCTTTATATTTTAACATATGGAAAAACAGGAATTATGGAAAATCATTTTATTGATCGTGATAAATATGGCATTGATGATGTAAACAAAATACCTGATGATTTGTATCAAAGTGTAAAAAAGTTGCATTTATTCAAAGTGCAACAGTTATGGATAAGGTTTTACCAATTATTCAACTGGATATGA
- a CDS encoding HAD hydrolase family protein: MDKVLPIIQLDMKSRFEICRVERDWVEVNPAMASKGKALMELSTIKNIPLSHMIAFGNGENDIEMLKVAGKGVAMENSFATVKSAGDDVCLDNEHDGIGVYLENLKV; the protein is encoded by the coding sequence ATGGATAAGGTTTTACCAATTATTCAACTGGATATGAAATCACGTTTTGAAATCTGTCGTGTTGAAAGAGATTGGGTAGAAGTCAATCCTGCCATGGCTTCTAAAGGGAAGGCTTTGATGGAGTTATCCACAATAAAGAATATTCCTTTAAGTCATATGATAGCTTTTGGTAATGGTGAAAATGATATTGAAATGTTGAAAGTGGCAGGAAAAGGTGTTGCGATGGAAAACTCTTTTGCAACAGTTAAAAGCGCTGGGGACGATGTTTGTTTAGATAATGAACATGATGGAATTGGTGTTTATTTAGAAAATTTAAAAGTATAA
- a CDS encoding alkaline phosphatase family protein, producing MIVKNDYNECLTNLACSIRKYFGLDYKHHTLSYINNLLDEYKPKNVVTILCDGMGSNILERTLNEQSFFIRNRLKSITTVFPATTVAATTSMMTGLNPVESGMLGWDMYFKDIDKTITTFFGIEKGDLYRIPLKEAIDFTNKHMKRKTIMDEINEKGIDKGYTLFPFGPRHYSNLDDMLRIIEKRCKEKGKKYIYAYDTEPDSTMHKTGCDSKKSKRLIIERNNKIEQLCERLDDTIVFVVADHGHKNVVNIDLKKYPDVVDCLMRNTSLEPRAVNFFIKDHKKEEFEKLFAKYFSKDFDLHTKDEVISSQLFGDGEENEIFRDSLGDYLAIAKTDKTLLYIGSEVLKSQHAGHTDDEIYVPLIVINKCK from the coding sequence ATGATAGTTAAAAATGATTACAACGAGTGTTTAACGAATCTTGCCTGCTCTATTAGAAAATATTTTGGTTTAGATTATAAACATCATACTTTAAGTTATATTAATAATCTATTGGATGAATATAAACCTAAAAATGTAGTGACTATTTTATGTGATGGAATGGGTTCAAATATTCTAGAGAGAACACTCAATGAACAGTCATTTTTTATCAGGAATAGATTAAAATCAATAACTACAGTATTTCCAGCAACAACTGTCGCTGCTACAACTTCTATGATGACAGGATTGAACCCAGTTGAAAGTGGTATGTTAGGCTGGGATATGTATTTTAAAGATATAGATAAAACAATTACGACTTTTTTTGGTATTGAAAAAGGTGATCTTTATCGTATCCCATTAAAAGAAGCTATAGATTTTACAAATAAGCATATGAAAAGAAAGACTATCATGGATGAAATCAATGAAAAGGGCATTGATAAAGGATATACGTTATTTCCATTTGGTCCTCGTCATTATAGTAATTTGGATGATATGTTAAGAATTATAGAAAAGAGATGTAAAGAAAAAGGAAAGAAATATATTTATGCGTATGATACTGAACCAGATAGCACGATGCATAAAACTGGATGTGATTCAAAGAAATCAAAGAGATTAATTATTGAACGAAACAATAAGATTGAACAGTTGTGTGAACGATTAGATGATACAATTGTTTTTGTTGTGGCAGATCATGGACATAAGAATGTAGTTAATATAGATTTGAAGAAATATCCTGATGTTGTGGATTGTCTGATGAGAAATACTTCGTTAGAGCCTAGAGCGGTTAATTTTTTTATCAAAGATCATAAAAAAGAGGAATTTGAAAAGTTATTTGCAAAATATTTTTCAAAAGACTTTGATTTACATACAAAAGATGAAGTTATTTCATCACAATTATTTGGTGATGGTGAAGAAAATGAAATTTTTAGAGATTCTTTAGGAGATTATTTAGCAATCGCAAAAACTGATAAGACTTTACTATACATCGGAAGTGAAGTGTTGAAGTCACAACATGCTGGTCATACCGATGATGAAATATATGTACCATTAATTGTAATAAATAAATGCAAATAA
- a CDS encoding MBL fold metallo-hydrolase produces MKLTMLGTGNALVTKCYNTCFVFSENNQYFLVDGGGGNTILQQLEKARINWMDIKDIFVTHKHIDHLLGVIWMIRMIAQYMNQGSYVGDARIYAHQELIETIEEIVKLVLNKKQAQMLHQRIHMISVEDGQTLSIIGHDVTFFDIHSTKDKQFGFSMQVNDQKITCCGDEPYNPKNQIYVENSVWLLHEAFCLYSQVDIFHPYEKHHSTVKDACQLAQSLNIQNLILYHTEDHNIENRQSLYIQEGQNYFQGNIWVPYDLDIIELKKINES; encoded by the coding sequence ATGAAACTGACAATGTTAGGAACAGGCAATGCATTAGTGACAAAGTGTTATAATACCTGTTTTGTTTTCAGTGAAAATAATCAGTATTTCTTAGTAGATGGTGGTGGGGGAAACACAATCCTCCAACAGCTTGAAAAAGCTCGTATCAATTGGATGGATATCAAAGATATTTTTGTAACACATAAACATATTGATCATTTATTAGGTGTGATTTGGATGATTCGTATGATTGCACAATATATGAATCAAGGAAGTTATGTTGGTGATGCCCGTATTTATGCCCATCAAGAATTGATTGAAACAATAGAAGAGATTGTCAAACTTGTATTAAATAAAAAGCAGGCGCAAATGTTGCATCAACGTATTCATATGATAAGTGTAGAAGATGGTCAAACACTTTCTATTATTGGACATGATGTCACTTTCTTTGATATTCATTCAACCAAAGATAAACAATTTGGTTTTTCAATGCAAGTAAATGACCAAAAAATCACATGTTGTGGTGATGAACCGTATAACCCCAAGAATCAGATATATGTAGAAAATAGTGTTTGGCTCTTACATGAAGCTTTTTGTTTATATAGTCAAGTTGATATTTTTCACCCTTATGAAAAACATCATTCTACAGTTAAAGATGCTTGTCAATTAGCTCAATCTTTAAATATTCAAAATCTTATTTTATATCATACAGAAGATCACAATATTGAAAATCGTCAATCACTATATATACAAGAAGGGCAAAATTATTTCCAAGGAAATATTTGGGTACCATACGATTTAGATATAATTGAACTTAAAAAAATCAATGAAAGTTAA
- a CDS encoding Cof-type HAD-IIB family hydrolase: MKMVVFDIDGTLINAQNGMMQPDDKTKQVLRSFQQQGNKIIIASARGEIPEGLRDVDFDGYVLSDGHYIIYNNEILVDDMMSEAEVQKQLDVYQKYHGRAMFYGHDDEWCDCLDDELVIKHRVMFQGNNQRPVGVNEKYQASDVHAMSCCVLFDTVDELWGAYHELKEDMTLVVYDTGLIRMDVYHKGFHKGTGCQYLFQKLGIDRQDTYAFGDGVNDYEMFKLVGHGIAMSNAVESLKEIAEYVTDDVEHQGIVKAFQKYFDMKE; the protein is encoded by the coding sequence ATGAAAATGGTGGTTTTTGACATAGATGGGACATTAATCAATGCACAAAATGGAATGATGCAACCAGATGACAAAACAAAACAAGTTTTACGTTCTTTTCAACAACAGGGCAATAAAATTATTATTGCATCTGCAAGAGGTGAAATTCCAGAAGGATTAAGAGATGTTGATTTTGATGGGTATGTTTTAAGTGATGGGCATTATATTATTTATAATAATGAAATATTAGTTGATGATATGATGAGTGAGGCAGAAGTACAAAAGCAATTAGACGTTTATCAAAAATATCATGGACGAGCCATGTTTTATGGACATGATGATGAATGGTGTGATTGTTTAGATGATGAACTTGTGATTAAACATCGTGTCATGTTTCAAGGAAACAATCAAAGACCAGTTGGTGTCAATGAAAAATATCAGGCGAGTGATGTTCATGCAATGAGTTGTTGTGTTTTGTTTGATACAGTTGATGAGTTATGGGGTGCGTATCATGAACTCAAAGAGGATATGACCTTGGTTGTTTATGATACGGGGTTAATACGTATGGATGTTTATCATAAAGGATTTCATAAAGGTACAGGTTGTCAATATTTGTTTCAAAAATTAGGCATTGATAGACAAGATACCTATGCATTTGGTGATGGTGTGAATGATTATGAAATGTTTAAATTGGTTGGACATGGTATTGCAATGTCAAATGCAGTGGAATCATTAAAAGAAATCGCTGAATATGTGACGGATGATGTTGAACATCAGGGAATTGTCAAAGCATTTCAAAAATATTTTGATATGAAAGAATAG
- a CDS encoding alpha/beta hydrolase, whose protein sequence is MALVQVDFVSQKLKRTVTINAIIPVDKESGKRKEKFKTLYLLHGIFGNYTDWVCGTRIQRWAQDHDLAVIMPSGENKFYVDNDNSHEYFSQFIGEELIEVTRAMFPLSHQREDTFIAGLSMGGYGALTNGLKYHQTFGYIAALSSALMIDTFVEAKDGKDVPYMMKRSYLTSVFGDLTKLKGSDKDYKALIEKLDVKDVPAIYMACGTEDALLTQNRDYRDFLKAHHIPLTYEEGPGGHEWDFWDRYIKRVLEWLPINEKNEGLSSGHVEMDERKG, encoded by the coding sequence ATGGCATTAGTACAAGTGGATTTTGTATCACAAAAATTAAAACGCACAGTGACAATTAACGCAATTATTCCAGTTGATAAAGAAAGTGGAAAAAGAAAAGAAAAGTTTAAAACATTATATTTATTACATGGTATTTTTGGGAACTATACAGATTGGGTATGTGGAACACGTATTCAAAGATGGGCACAAGATCATGATTTGGCAGTCATCATGCCTTCAGGAGAAAATAAATTCTATGTAGATAATGACAATTCGCATGAATATTTTTCGCAATTTATTGGTGAAGAATTGATTGAAGTGACACGAGCCATGTTTCCATTATCACATCAAAGAGAAGATACATTTATTGCCGGTTTATCTATGGGTGGATATGGAGCTTTAACAAATGGTTTGAAATATCATCAGACTTTTGGCTATATTGCAGCTTTATCATCTGCCTTAATGATCGATACTTTTGTAGAAGCAAAAGATGGAAAAGATGTGCCTTATATGATGAAAAGAAGTTATTTAACTTCTGTTTTTGGTGATTTAACAAAGCTCAAAGGAAGTGATAAAGATTATAAGGCATTAATAGAAAAACTGGATGTCAAAGATGTACCAGCTATTTATATGGCATGTGGAACAGAAGATGCATTATTAACACAAAATAGAGATTATCGTGATTTCTTAAAAGCACATCATATCCCTTTGACTTATGAAGAAGGACCAGGAGGACATGAATGGGATTTCTGGGATCGATATATTAAACGTGTTTTAGAGTGGTTACCAATTAATGAAAAGAATGAAGGATTAAGCAGTGGTCATGTTGAAATGGATGAGAGAAAGGGTTAA
- the tnpC gene encoding IS66 family transposase: MTYKRKKKNNKRGIDISSLPAVTKIYDLENKNCPDCGEPLRKIGENIRKELVYYPARYEVIEHVQYVYTCDRCEEDSLKSKIFKADMKASVIYKSFASPSLLSYIIDNKFNKALPLYRQEVMFNQIGLKLSRQTMANWMIKLHDEYFKRMTDYMHKTLLQSEYLHADETTNQVLNVPDQKPTTKSYMWVYKTGRSEDKQIVHFIYENTRGHEHAKKHLEGYHNILQTDGYQAYDKLDDIRHMGCWAHCRRKYLEALDGAPSDTDLKGTASYRLLHKINKLFTLEKKLKGKSYEEIKDTRQKEAKPIIDDFFKDVKECAKVAVEKTKLSQALTYSINQEENLRLYLEEGRIEISNNRAENSIRPFCVGRRNWLFSNTVKGAEASAAIYSLLETAKLNNLKPYDYFEYLLTALTEIDINDDKELEKIVPWSKSLPENIYLTKKS, encoded by the coding sequence GTGACATATAAACGAAAAAAGAAAAACAATAAACGTGGCATTGATATTTCATCATTACCCGCTGTAACAAAGATTTATGATCTAGAAAACAAGAACTGTCCTGACTGTGGTGAGCCATTAAGAAAGATTGGTGAAAACATCAGAAAAGAACTTGTCTATTATCCTGCAAGGTATGAAGTTATTGAGCATGTTCAATATGTCTATACCTGTGACAGATGTGAGGAAGATTCATTAAAATCAAAAATATTCAAGGCAGATATGAAAGCTTCCGTTATCTATAAGAGTTTTGCATCACCATCACTTTTATCATATATTATTGATAATAAATTCAATAAGGCATTGCCTTTATACAGACAGGAAGTGATGTTCAATCAGATTGGATTGAAACTATCAAGACAGACAATGGCCAACTGGATGATCAAGCTTCATGATGAATATTTCAAAAGAATGACTGATTATATGCATAAGACACTTCTTCAAAGTGAATATCTGCATGCGGATGAAACAACAAATCAGGTTTTGAATGTTCCAGACCAGAAACCAACAACAAAATCCTATATGTGGGTATACAAGACAGGACGAAGTGAAGACAAGCAAATTGTTCATTTCATTTATGAAAACACAAGAGGTCATGAACATGCAAAGAAACATCTTGAAGGATATCATAATATACTTCAGACAGATGGATATCAGGCCTATGACAAACTTGATGATATCCGACACATGGGATGCTGGGCACATTGTCGTCGAAAGTATTTAGAAGCACTTGATGGTGCACCATCTGATACAGATCTAAAAGGTACTGCAAGTTACAGACTTCTTCATAAGATCAATAAGCTTTTTACGCTTGAAAAGAAATTAAAAGGCAAAAGCTATGAAGAGATCAAAGACACAAGGCAAAAAGAAGCAAAGCCAATCATTGATGATTTCTTCAAGGATGTCAAGGAATGTGCAAAAGTAGCAGTTGAAAAGACCAAACTCAGCCAAGCCTTAACATACAGCATCAACCAGGAAGAAAACTTAAGATTGTATCTTGAAGAAGGTCGTATTGAAATATCCAACAATAGAGCAGAAAATTCAATTCGTCCATTCTGCGTAGGTCGTCGCAACTGGCTGTTTTCAAACACAGTTAAAGGAGCAGAAGCAAGTGCAGCAATCTATTCGCTCCTTGAAACAGCAAAACTTAATAATCTCAAGCCATATGATTATTTTGAATATCTTTTAACAGCATTAACTGAAATAGATATTAATGATGACAAGGAACTAGAAAAGATCGTGCCATGGTCAAAATCATTACCAGAAAACATATATCTGACTAAAAAATCGTAG
- the tnpB gene encoding IS66 family insertion sequence element accessory protein TnpB (TnpB, as the term is used for proteins encoded by IS66 family insertion elements, is considered an accessory protein, since TnpC, encoded by a neighboring gene, is a DDE family transposase.), translated as MIINTDEIKNIYVSSHYVDMRKSIDGLTQIVNLQFQMNVLDHSLFIFTNKARNRIKILYYESNGFWLFIKRLEHGRFKIEEHDDSNTRKITSTQLNWLLEGLEFEEKFKEKQLLI; from the coding sequence ATGATCATTAACACCGATGAAATCAAGAATATATATGTTTCAAGCCATTATGTTGATATGCGAAAGTCGATTGATGGTTTGACACAGATCGTGAATCTTCAGTTTCAGATGAATGTTCTTGATCATAGTTTGTTTATCTTTACAAACAAAGCCAGAAACAGGATCAAGATACTCTATTATGAATCCAATGGTTTCTGGCTGTTCATCAAAAGACTTGAACATGGCAGGTTCAAGATTGAAGAACATGATGATTCCAATACAAGAAAAATAACTTCCACTCAGCTCAACTGGCTTTTGGAAGGCCTTGAATTTGAAGAAAAATTCAAAGAAAAACAGCTTCTCATCTAA
- the tnpA gene encoding IS66 family insertion sequence element accessory protein TnpA codes for MKYDWKKIIDDQLNSGLTVNKYCDKHHLALSSFYKNKRKIQKDSVSTDIFLPVGVIDDMPALVSMNIDGHTVEFDSSLLDKVIGALK; via the coding sequence ATGAAATATGATTGGAAAAAGATCATTGATGATCAGCTGAACAGTGGACTCACTGTTAATAAATACTGTGATAAACATCATCTTGCTCTCAGCTCTTTCTATAAAAATAAAAGGAAGATTCAAAAGGATTCGGTTTCTACTGATATCTTTCTGCCTGTTGGAGTTATTGATGACATGCCAGCTCTTGTATCGATGAATATTGATGGTCATACTGTTGAATTTGATTCTTCATTGCTTGATAAAGTCATTGGTGCATTAAAATGA
- a CDS encoding gamma-glutamyl-gamma-aminobutyrate hydrolase family protein, translating to MKKRIGITCSEELKNDKYIFFINQDYVEAIKKAGGVPILLPIVSSQDIEEQLAMIDGLMVIGGCDVNPLLYNQNPLPLLGETDYPRDRYEISLIQKASQKKIPTLGICRGMQVMNVAFGGTLFQDLSYTPQKTFLHMQKERRECASHLIHIREESFLYSIFKEKAYANSFHHQAIDQLGEGLQTIAFSEDQVIEAIEHEFLPMWGIQFHPESMSASDQKMQEIFNKFVKNINA from the coding sequence TTGAAAAAAAGAATAGGAATAACATGTAGTGAAGAATTAAAAAATGATAAATATATCTTTTTTATTAATCAAGATTATGTAGAAGCAATAAAAAAGGCAGGTGGAGTGCCTATATTATTGCCTATTGTATCATCACAGGATATAGAGGAACAATTGGCGATGATAGATGGTTTAATGGTTATTGGAGGATGTGATGTCAATCCATTACTTTATAATCAAAATCCGTTACCACTGCTTGGAGAAACAGATTATCCAAGAGATCGTTATGAAATTTCCTTGATTCAAAAAGCAAGTCAAAAGAAAATACCGACTTTAGGTATTTGTCGAGGGATGCAAGTGATGAATGTTGCGTTTGGAGGTACATTATTTCAAGATTTATCTTACACGCCTCAAAAAACCTTTTTGCATATGCAAAAAGAAAGAAGGGAATGTGCAAGTCATTTGATTCATATAAGAGAGGAAAGTTTTTTATATTCTATTTTTAAGGAAAAAGCTTATGCGAATAGTTTTCATCATCAAGCTATTGATCAGTTAGGTGAAGGATTACAAACAATAGCTTTTAGTGAGGATCAAGTGATTGAAGCGATTGAACATGAATTTTTACCAATGTGGGGTATTCAATTTCATCCTGAAAGTATGAGTGCATCAGATCAGAAAATGCAGGAAATTTTTAATAAATTTGTAAAAAATATTAATGCTTAG
- a CDS encoding cupin domain-containing protein, with amino-acid sequence MEDVKTLFPIGEENIEYEKFFIGKSYLQPLAKSLPISNVTFEPGCRNNWHIHHKGGQILLVTDGRGWYQEWGQPAKELKPGDTVDIPPEVKHWHGAAKDSWFAHIAIAVPAKDTSNEWLEPVSDEEYNQLK; translated from the coding sequence ATGGAAGATGTGAAAACATTATTTCCCATTGGTGAAGAAAATATAGAATATGAAAAATTCTTTATAGGAAAAAGTTATTTGCAACCTTTAGCAAAGAGTTTACCAATCAGCAATGTGACTTTTGAACCAGGATGTCGTAACAATTGGCATATCCATCATAAAGGTGGACAGATTTTACTTGTAACAGATGGTAGAGGATGGTATCAAGAATGGGGACAACCAGCGAAAGAATTGAAACCAGGTGATACAGTTGATATTCCTCCAGAAGTGAAACATTGGCATGGAGCTGCAAAAGATAGCTGGTTTGCACATATCGCAATTGCTGTACCGGCTAAGGATACTTCTAATGAATGGTTAGAACCTGTCAGTGATGAAGAATACAATCAATTGAAATAG
- a CDS encoding MerR family transcriptional regulator has product MSYSISQVAKMMGVTPSTLRYYDQEGLLPHIKRVNGIRFFEDEDFRWLRVLKCLKNTNMPIKKIRKYVELAQQGDETLEERYQLILEQKQNILHQIQEYQYYLQEIEYKEWYYQQAIAIGSENDIKKQVSHQATLEVDQIPENQKFYSQVKEGCMNKKWISVIIVLVLAVAGIGFF; this is encoded by the coding sequence ATGTCATATTCTATTAGTCAAGTCGCAAAGATGATGGGTGTGACACCTTCAACTTTAAGATATTATGATCAAGAAGGGTTGCTACCACATATTAAAAGAGTGAATGGAATAAGATTTTTTGAAGATGAAGATTTTCGATGGTTGAGAGTTTTGAAATGTTTAAAAAATACGAATATGCCTATTAAAAAGATTAGAAAATATGTTGAATTAGCACAACAAGGTGATGAAACTTTAGAGGAAAGATACCAATTAATCTTAGAACAAAAACAAAACATTCTTCATCAAATTCAAGAATATCAATATTATCTTCAAGAGATTGAATATAAAGAATGGTATTATCAACAAGCCATTGCCATAGGAAGTGAAAATGATATTAAAAAACAAGTATCACATCAGGCCACTTTGGAAGTGGATCAAATACCAGAAAATCAAAAATTTTATAGCCAAGTAAAGGAGGGGTGCATGAATAAAAAATGGATAAGTGTAATTATAGTGTTAGTGTTAGCAGTGGCAGGAATTGGTTTTTTCTAG
- a CDS encoding flavodoxin family protein, whose translation METPTIKEPITSHQNQEEKVAIVYFSATGNTKQVAEYIQEAT comes from the coding sequence ATGGAAACACCAACTATCAAAGAACCAATAACTTCTCATCAAAATCAAGAAGAAAAAGTAGCGATTGTTTATTTTTCAGCAACTGGCAATACCAAACAAGTGGCTGAGTATATTCAAGAAGCAACTTAG
- a CDS encoding flavodoxin, giving the protein MIEIVPEEPYSDDDLNYSNDQSRTSLEQNDETSRPGIANSIDVSSYDTIYLGFPIWWNDVPKIILTFLDECDLSGKTLIPFCTSGGTDMSGCEKDLRNSYPQYQWKKGKRLIGHEDASQIQNWILD; this is encoded by the coding sequence TTGATTGAAATTGTCCCCGAAGAACCTTATAGTGATGATGATTTAAATTATAGTAATGACCAAAGTCGTACATCTTTAGAACAGAATGATGAAACATCACGTCCTGGCATTGCTAATAGTATTGATGTCTCATCTTATGATACGATTTATCTTGGTTTTCCTATTTGGTGGAACGATGTTCCAAAAATTATTTTAACGTTTTTAGATGAATGTGATTTAAGTGGAAAGACACTTATTCCATTTTGTACATCAGGTGGAACGGATATGAGTGGTTGTGAAAAAGATTTAAGAAATAGCTATCCACAATATCAATGGAAAAAAGGAAAACGTTTGATAGGACATGAGGATGCTTCACAAATTCAAAATTGGATACTTGATTAA
- a CDS encoding LysR family transcriptional regulator: MIELEQLQHLITFQECETLSKAAKQLHISQPVLTRSMQKLEEELEVSLFTRTKNKISFNETGLLAASLASRLLEDTKDMKKQLQDFERKLHTFAIGSCAPAPLLYMGQKVSQYYPQKALLTEIKDMSILMKGLKEKDYIIIIMPYNIEDYDIESIPFMEEQLFFSLPLSHRFANRKSISLKEMDGERMLLMSNIGFWHEMHQRTMPHTKFIIQNDRSIFYDLVELSSLPSFTSDYVMKTETMPQNRHIIPIEDKEAKATFYCWYLKENEIKLKSLLYHL, translated from the coding sequence ATGATAGAATTAGAACAACTTCAACACTTAATCACATTTCAAGAATGTGAAACATTATCGAAAGCTGCCAAACAATTACATATCTCTCAACCAGTTTTAACACGCTCTATGCAAAAATTAGAAGAAGAACTGGAAGTATCATTATTTACCAGAACCAAAAATAAGATTTCATTTAATGAAACAGGACTACTCGCTGCTTCGCTGGCTTCTCGTCTATTAGAAGATACTAAAGATATGAAAAAACAACTACAAGATTTTGAACGTAAACTGCATACTTTTGCGATTGGTTCATGTGCTCCTGCCCCACTTCTATATATGGGACAAAAAGTATCACAATACTATCCACAAAAAGCCTTACTTACAGAAATTAAAGATATGTCTATTTTGATGAAAGGATTAAAAGAAAAAGATTATATAATCATTATTATGCCTTATAATATTGAAGATTACGATATTGAAAGCATTCCTTTCATGGAAGAACAATTATTTTTCTCATTACCTTTATCACATCGTTTTGCGAATAGAAAATCCATTTCATTAAAAGAAATGGATGGTGAAAGAATGTTATTGATGTCTAATATTGGATTTTGGCATGAAATGCATCAAAGAACTATGCCTCATACTAAATTCATTATTCAAAATGACCGTTCTATTTTCTATGATCTTGTAGAATTATCATCATTACCTTCTTTTACTTCAGATTATGTTATGAAAACAGAAACCATGCCACAAAATCGTCATATTATACCTATTGAAGATAAAGAAGCCAAAGCTACTTTCTATTGTTGGTATTTAAAGGAAAATGAAATAAAACTCAAATCATTATTATATCATTTATAA
- a CDS encoding 4Fe-4S dicluster domain-containing protein, with amino-acid sequence MICIMTSKCIGCTICKQVCSTGNIQIVDGKAQRIAATCDFCLACVHHCPFHAIGLKTEKIQKQDTVTPK; translated from the coding sequence ATGATTTGTATAATGACATCCAAGTGTATTGGGTGTACAATATGTAAGCAGGTCTGTTCAACTGGAAATATTCAAATTGTGGATGGAAAGGCTCAAAGAATAGCTGCAACATGTGATTTTTGTTTAGCTTGTGTTCATCATTGTCCTTTTCATGCGATTGGTTTAAAAACGGAAAAAATCCAAAAGCAAGATACCGTCACCCCAAAGTGA